From a region of the Clupea harengus chromosome 9, Ch_v2.0.2, whole genome shotgun sequence genome:
- the LOC105899832 gene encoding olfactory receptor 51I2-like, translating to MGNGSHPYYFYLTMYKDQQNFRYIYFTLVLILYFVIFSMNTLIIVVIFFERALHQPMYILIACLSVNSLYGANGLLPKMLADLLLDTHAVSRPACFIQILVIWTYGSYEFTILTIMAYDRHVAICEPLKYHSIMTTRTLAIMVAVAFLYPMCAIGFNVSLAFQLPLCGNELRKLYCSNWSVVQLSCVETTLNNIVGIIITVVTVFLPLFFILYSYIKILVICQRNSSEFKRKALHTCLPHIVTFVNYSIAVFCEIIFSRYELPDVVAVILSLEFLIIPPVLNPLVYGFNFPEIHRRIFLLLTSTKISMTP from the coding sequence ATGGGAAATGGATCTCACCCATACTACTTTTATCTCACTATGTACAAAGATCAGCAGAATTTCAGATATATTTATTTCACCTTGGTATTGATATTGTACTTTGTTATTTTTTCTATGAATACACTGATTATAGTGGTCATATTTTTTGAAAGAGCATTGCATCAGCCTATGTATATCTTAATTGCTTGTCTGTCAGTCAACTCTCTTTATGGTGCCAATGGTTTGCTTCCAAAGATGTTAGCTGATCTTCTCTTAGACACTCATGCAGTATCTCGTCCTGCATGTTTCATACAGATTTTAGTCATCTGGACATATGGGTCATATGAATTTACTATTTTAACAATAATGGCTTATGATCGGCATGTAGCAATTTGTGAACCCCTGAAATATCACAGTATCATGACGACAAGGACACTTGCCATCATGGTTGCTGTTGCTTTTCTATATCCAATGTGTGCAATTGGTTTCAATGTTAGCCTAGCCTTTCAGTTACCTTTATGTGGTAACGAGTTAAGAAAACTGTATTGTAGTAACTGGTCTGTTGTTCAACTTTCTTGTGTTGAAACTACACTGAACAACATAGTTGGCATTATCATCACCGTAGTAACAGTTTTTCttccattgttttttattttgtattcctaTATTAAAATTCTTGTTATTTGTCAAAGGAACTCCTCGGAGTTCAAAAGAAAAGCCTTGCACACATGTCTTCCACACATTGTGACTTTTGTCAATTACTCAATAGCTGTATTTTGTGAAATTATTTTTAGTCGTTATGAACTTCCAGATGTGGTGGCTGTGATCCTATCTCTAGAATTTCTTATTATACCGCCAGTTTTAAATCCCCTTGTTTATGGGTTTAATTTTCCAGAAATACACAGAAGAATCTTTCTTCTCTTAACATCCACCAAAATATCAATGACTCCTTAA
- the LOC105899834 gene encoding olfactory receptor 51I2-like translates to MENGSHPFYFYLTMYKDQKNFRYIYFTLVLILYLVILSMNTLIILVIFLERALHQPMYILIACLSVNSLYGSTGLLPKMLADLLLDTHAVSRPACFIQTLVILTYGAYEFTILTLMAYDRHVAICEPLKYHSIMTTRTLAIMVAVAFLYPLCAIGSNVSLAFQLPLCGNELRKLYCSNWSVVQLSCIQTTMNNIVGITITVVTVFLPLFFILYSYIKILVICQRSSSEFKRKALHTCLPHIVTFVNYSIAVFCEIIFSRYELPDVVAVILSLEFLIIPPVLNPLVYGFNFPEIHRRILLLLTSTKISMTSK, encoded by the coding sequence ATGGAAAATGGATCTCACCCATTCTACTTTTATCTCACTATGTACAAAGATCAGAAGAATTTCAGATACATTTATTTCACCTTGGTATTGATATTATACCTTGTTATTCTTTCTATGAATACACTGATTATACTGGTCATATTTCTTGAAAGAGCGTTACATCAGCCTATGTATATATTAATTGCTTGTCTGTCAGTCAACTCTCTTTATGGTTCCACTGGTTTGCTTCCAAAGATGTTAGCTGATCTTCTCTTAGACACTCATGCAGTATCTCGTCCTGCATGTTTCATACAGACTTTAGTAATCCTCACATACGGGGCGTATGAATTTACTATTTTAACACTAATGGCTTATGATCGGCATGTAGCAATTTGTGAACCCCTGAAATATCACAGTATCATGACGACAAGGACACTTGCCATCATGGTTGCTGTTGCTTTTCTATATCCATTGTGTGCAATTGGTTCCAATGTTAGCCTAGCCTTTCAGTTACCTTTATGTGGTAACGAGTTAAGAAAACTGTATTGTAGTAACTGGTCTGTTGTTCAGCTTTCTTGTATTCAAACTACAATGAACAATATAGTTGGAATTACCATCACCGTAGTAACAGTTTTTCttccattgttttttattttgtattcctaTATTAAAATTCTTGTTATTTGTCAAAGGAGCTCCTCAGAGTTCAAAAGAAAAGCCTTGCACACATGTCTTCCACACATTGTGACTTTTGTAAATTACTCAATAGCTGTTTTCTGTGAAATCATTTTTAGTCGTTATGAACTTCCAGATGTGGTGGCTGTGATCCTATCTCTGGAATTCCTTATTATACCGCCGGTTTTAAATCCCCTTGTTTATGGGTTTAATTTTCCAGAAATACACAGAAGAATCTTGCTTCTCTTAACATCCACCAAAATATCAATGACTTCTAAATGA